In Paenibacillus sonchi, a single genomic region encodes these proteins:
- a CDS encoding potassium channel protein — MHFLLRLSGKLMRLKKKSIGLIILAFVLISATIAFLLEPGTFSNWFNAFYWVMTTMSTVGYGDFFAATVAGKLFTMFLYVFGIGLLSLVIGKIIDAMGELQRRRGAGTLSFHGKDHVVLINWNRKTQAAVDEILCYTPDCRIVIIDESGQHPLQQMEHVHFISGDPSSDDILLKAGIQGAKAAIVFGDTRIDEASLTDGKTLLIASSIERIAPQVHTTVEIMQEKNIQNFRHVHVNEFVLSHDAISRLAVRSALQEGNSEVITQLLSREHGDDIYEIPRDAAWHTYGDAFQALLRRGATLLSDRGDMGINRKLDQPIPQDARLYIVSDEETYRQIKG, encoded by the coding sequence ATGCATTTTCTGCTGCGTTTGTCCGGCAAGCTGATGCGTCTGAAGAAGAAGTCCATTGGGTTGATAATCCTGGCTTTTGTATTAATTAGCGCAACTATTGCCTTTTTATTGGAGCCGGGAACCTTTAGTAACTGGTTTAATGCTTTTTATTGGGTCATGACAACGATGTCCACCGTGGGCTACGGCGACTTTTTTGCCGCCACGGTGGCGGGTAAGCTGTTTACCATGTTTCTGTATGTTTTTGGCATAGGGCTGCTCAGTTTGGTTATCGGGAAGATTATTGATGCCATGGGGGAACTGCAAAGAAGGAGAGGAGCCGGGACGTTGAGCTTTCACGGGAAAGACCATGTGGTACTGATCAATTGGAACCGCAAAACGCAAGCCGCTGTTGACGAGATTCTCTGCTATACGCCGGACTGCCGGATTGTCATTATTGACGAGAGCGGCCAGCATCCGCTGCAGCAGATGGAGCATGTCCACTTCATCAGCGGCGACCCTTCCAGCGACGATATCCTGCTGAAGGCTGGTATTCAAGGAGCCAAGGCTGCCATTGTATTCGGGGATACGCGGATCGACGAGGCTTCCCTGACGGACGGCAAAACCCTGCTGATCGCCTCCAGTATTGAGCGGATTGCCCCGCAGGTACATACCACTGTTGAGATTATGCAGGAGAAGAACATCCAAAACTTCCGCCATGTCCATGTCAATGAATTCGTGCTGTCGCACGATGCTATTTCAAGACTGGCTGTCCGCTCCGCGCTGCAGGAAGGGAACTCCGAGGTCATCACCCAACTGCTCAGCCGGGAGCATGGGGATGACATCTATGAGATTCCGCGGGATGCCGCCTGGCATACCTATGGCGATGCTTTTCAGGCCCTGCTGCGCCGGGGGGCGACGCTGCTGTCAGACCGGGGAGATATGGGCATCAACCGCAAGCTGGATCAGCCGATCCCGCAGGACGCCAGGCTCTATATCGTCTCGGATGAGGAGACTTACCGGCAGATCAAGGGTTAG
- a CDS encoding DUF350 domain-containing protein — protein MTIVINLVVSVLTIILLQVLGMVVFTLMTPFKDMDELKKGNVAVALALGGKFLATAIILGVAAYTNTSIWFMMLWFAVGYVCLIAAYWIFELFTPGFKISDHLKQGNVAVGVMLCLVFVGTAFAVSSLII, from the coding sequence ATGACGATTGTTATTAATCTGGTAGTGAGTGTGTTGACGATTATTCTGCTGCAGGTACTCGGGATGGTTGTATTCACCCTGATGACTCCGTTCAAGGACATGGACGAGTTGAAGAAAGGCAATGTGGCTGTAGCCCTGGCCCTAGGGGGCAAGTTTCTGGCTACGGCGATTATCCTTGGTGTGGCGGCATATACAAATACCTCGATCTGGTTCATGATGCTCTGGTTCGCGGTAGGCTATGTCTGCCTGATTGCCGCCTACTGGATCTTCGAGCTGTTCACGCCGGGCTTCAAGATCTCGGATCATCTGAAGCAGGGGAATGTTGCCGTAGGCGTGATGCTCTGCCTGGTGTTCGTCGGTACGGCCTTTGCCGTCAGCAGTCTGATCATTTAA
- a CDS encoding signal peptide protein: protein MLGMLLMAVLLLGACSGNPDSVFHTDTESTDSVSRVPWDYRVVEGTVGDLIGSDMTVLPDNEMLPNDGNYATGDKIWTLQFMDAELVTDADQKNDIRLSSWTTIKSYADQKTAAEDLTRLKVSITTDVDLVGVYKTEYKNKTRNFAVVELPSGNRIKQPIDDKRYKALEKQKKASVVLEEVHDFADYDSAYAKFRGWAK from the coding sequence ATGCTTGGCATGCTGTTGATGGCAGTGCTGCTGCTTGGCGCATGTTCCGGCAACCCGGACAGTGTATTTCATACGGATACGGAATCGACCGACAGCGTATCGCGCGTGCCGTGGGACTACCGGGTGGTGGAAGGCACGGTGGGCGACCTAATCGGCAGCGACATGACGGTACTTCCGGATAATGAGATGCTTCCGAACGACGGCAATTATGCCACCGGCGACAAGATATGGACCCTGCAGTTTATGGATGCCGAACTGGTAACGGACGCGGATCAGAAGAACGATATCCGCCTGTCTTCCTGGACCACGATCAAATCGTATGCTGACCAGAAGACGGCTGCCGAAGATTTGACCCGTCTGAAGGTGTCCATTACGACAGATGTGGATCTTGTCGGCGTGTACAAGACAGAGTACAAGAACAAAACCAGAAATTTTGCCGTGGTTGAGCTGCCTTCCGGCAACCGGATCAAGCAGCCGATCGACGATAAGCGGTATAAAGCGCTGGAGAAACAAAAGAAAGCCTCCGTGGTGCTGGAGGAAGTGCATGATTTCGCCGATTATGATTCGGCCTACGCAAAATTTCGGGGGTGGGCAAAATGA
- a CDS encoding glutathionylspermidine synthase family protein has product MSPADSVFEYLDQSGLERAPRVEQLHKLGFTWADLEDEEYWLDAVAVMRVETYKELEEASVKLWSILDKAVRYVHRRHDLYELLGIPPVLWQMLDDTPLPEPGLISRYARFDFAVAGDGTIKLLELNADTPTGYVEASVATPWICGQAGISSRNNGMKERLAAAWSIEQPDTAACVAYGTHQEDSGTIEALVAHSGLDIRCVDCLDLWIDEGTVRDAENRIIRRMFALYPKEWMAVDDGGEALAYAIESGQLQLFNGPHSILLQSKGLIAAVWGMYELGLLFSEDERRAIASYILPTYNKPVFSGSFVSKSVFGREGGSVRIFDDSGALELADEDGFDSSVLFPTVYQKRAELARIQTPEGELHLLTGMFVINGVPCGLLGRAGGPITGNASHFIALGVRELEDEEG; this is encoded by the coding sequence ATGAGTCCTGCAGACAGCGTCTTTGAATACCTTGACCAGTCGGGGCTGGAACGGGCACCCCGTGTTGAACAGCTGCATAAGCTCGGATTTACCTGGGCTGACCTGGAAGATGAGGAGTACTGGCTTGACGCGGTTGCCGTGATGCGCGTTGAGACCTATAAGGAGCTGGAGGAGGCTTCCGTTAAGCTTTGGAGCATCCTCGACAAGGCCGTCCGCTATGTGCACCGGCGGCATGATTTGTATGAATTGCTGGGCATTCCTCCGGTACTGTGGCAGATGCTGGATGACACTCCGCTGCCGGAGCCGGGGCTGATCAGCCGGTACGCCAGATTCGATTTCGCCGTAGCCGGCGACGGCACGATCAAGCTGCTGGAGCTGAATGCGGATACACCCACCGGCTATGTGGAAGCATCGGTTGCTACGCCGTGGATCTGCGGGCAAGCCGGTATTTCAAGCCGGAACAACGGCATGAAGGAACGGTTGGCCGCTGCCTGGAGCATCGAACAGCCGGATACGGCGGCTTGTGTCGCTTACGGAACCCATCAGGAGGATTCCGGAACGATTGAAGCGCTGGTGGCGCACAGCGGTCTGGACATCCGCTGCGTCGACTGTCTGGATCTGTGGATCGACGAAGGCACGGTCAGGGATGCGGAGAACCGGATCATCAGGCGGATGTTCGCCCTCTATCCGAAGGAATGGATGGCGGTGGACGACGGCGGAGAGGCGCTTGCCTATGCCATTGAGAGCGGACAGCTTCAGCTGTTCAACGGTCCGCACAGCATCCTGCTGCAGTCCAAGGGGCTGATCGCCGCCGTATGGGGGATGTATGAGCTGGGGCTGCTCTTCAGCGAGGACGAACGCCGGGCGATAGCCAGCTACATTCTTCCAACCTACAACAAGCCGGTATTCTCCGGCAGCTTTGTATCCAAATCCGTCTTCGGCCGTGAAGGCGGTTCGGTGCGGATCTTCGATGACAGCGGGGCGCTGGAGCTTGCCGATGAGGACGGCTTCGACAGCAGCGTGCTGTTCCCGACGGTATATCAGAAGCGGGCGGAGCTGGCCCGTATCCAGACCCCGGAAGGGGAGCTTCACCTGCTGACCGGCATGTTCGTGATCAACGGCGTGCCTTGCGGGCTTTTGGGCCGCGCAGGCGGACCGATTACAGGCAACGCCAGCCATTTTATCGCGCTAGGAGTGAGGGAGCTTGAAGATGAAGAGGGATAG
- a CDS encoding response regulator, whose translation MKAILIDDEKPALQHLERLLAKDGRLEISGKYTSARLGLQHLQQERADIVFLDIGMPEMNGLEAAEHIAVLDRSIRIVYITAYSEYAIEAFELNAIDYLLKPVTSQRLGKTLERLESREKQSAKEAESAAEARALSILGFRRLEFLDTSEPGRKLQWRTSKAQEVFALLLHNRGQWILKDTIVDLVWPDFKPEKAVTNLHTTVYHIRKLLKIWGMNVLVEFSQERYRLTYEDVSFDVEDFVRGWRGTPVETDQEWASRDKVLSLYRGDYLDEHHYDWAEPKRKELQTAYVQMALRSAEYELGSARPREALARLLSLQEADPYSEEICRLALRSYADLGDFVGFRKHYEKFKALLHNELGIHPGSLMDSWVQRVL comes from the coding sequence ATGAAGGCAATATTGATCGACGATGAGAAACCTGCGCTGCAGCACCTTGAACGCCTCCTGGCCAAGGATGGACGGCTGGAGATCAGCGGAAAGTATACCTCGGCACGGCTGGGCCTCCAGCACTTGCAGCAGGAGCGGGCCGATATTGTCTTTCTCGATATTGGCATGCCGGAGATGAACGGGCTTGAGGCAGCGGAGCATATCGCGGTCCTGGACCGCAGCATCCGTATCGTCTACATTACAGCCTACAGCGAGTATGCCATTGAGGCTTTTGAGCTGAACGCGATTGATTATCTGCTGAAGCCGGTAACCTCGCAGCGGTTAGGCAAAACGCTGGAACGGCTGGAGAGCCGTGAGAAGCAGTCGGCGAAGGAGGCGGAGTCCGCTGCAGAAGCGCGGGCCCTCTCCATTCTCGGCTTCAGGCGGCTGGAATTTCTGGACACCAGCGAACCTGGAAGGAAGCTGCAGTGGCGGACCAGCAAAGCGCAGGAGGTATTTGCCCTGCTGCTCCATAACCGCGGGCAATGGATACTTAAGGATACCATTGTGGATCTGGTCTGGCCGGACTTCAAGCCGGAGAAAGCGGTTACTAATCTGCATACAACGGTCTACCACATCCGCAAGCTGCTGAAGATCTGGGGGATGAATGTGCTTGTCGAGTTCTCGCAGGAGCGGTACCGTCTAACCTATGAGGACGTGTCCTTTGATGTGGAGGACTTCGTACGGGGCTGGCGCGGAACTCCTGTGGAGACGGATCAGGAGTGGGCCAGCCGGGATAAAGTGCTGTCCTTGTACCGGGGAGATTATCTGGATGAGCATCACTATGACTGGGCCGAGCCGAAGCGCAAGGAGCTGCAGACCGCCTATGTGCAGATGGCTCTCCGGTCTGCCGAATATGAACTGGGTTCGGCACGGCCGCGTGAGGCTTTGGCCCGGCTGTTGTCCCTGCAGGAGGCCGACCCGTATTCGGAAGAGATTTGCCGGCTGGCGCTCCGGAGCTATGCCGACCTGGGTGATTTTGTCGGATTCAGGAAACACTACGAGAAATTCAAAGCGCTTCTGCATAATGAACTGGGCATCCATCCCGGCAGCCTCATGGACAGCTGGGTTCAGAGAGTTCTATGA
- a CDS encoding response regulator, protein MEDGLPHLLGGEECCFILIVDNDPVNRQVLANALRLENHTVITAESGPEALLQMRDFPELDLIITDWVMPGMSGFVLCKAIRERFVLSELPILVLTASNRPEDIQAAFEAGANDYLSTPVDLREFKARVRTLLDMRKSIRTSVQTEIAFLQAQIKPHFLYNALNAIISVCPDDPDMATELLLDLSQYLRSSFDFQNRGQTVPIEKELELVRSYLALEKARFDDRLNIVFDLPQDTMALVPPLSIQPIVENAVNHGLMQKESGGTVTLSIRQLPGHLVVAVTDDGIGMTLERIADILSEERSEGGIGLRNIQRRLLKMYGAGLSVISMPDQGTTISYTIPRTGTARE, encoded by the coding sequence ATGGAAGACGGGCTGCCCCATCTCCTTGGCGGAGAAGAATGCTGCTTCATTCTGATCGTGGATAATGATCCCGTCAACCGCCAGGTGCTGGCCAATGCGCTGCGTCTGGAGAATCATACGGTCATCACAGCGGAGAGCGGTCCCGAGGCGCTTTTGCAAATGCGGGATTTTCCTGAACTGGATCTGATTATTACCGATTGGGTCATGCCCGGGATGTCCGGCTTTGTTTTATGCAAGGCGATCCGCGAACGGTTTGTCCTTTCAGAGCTGCCTATTCTGGTGCTTACAGCCAGCAACCGGCCGGAGGACATCCAGGCTGCCTTTGAGGCGGGTGCCAATGATTACCTGAGTACACCGGTAGATCTTCGCGAATTCAAGGCGCGTGTGCGTACGCTGCTGGATATGCGCAAATCCATCCGCACCTCGGTACAGACGGAAATCGCCTTTTTGCAGGCCCAGATCAAACCGCATTTTCTGTACAATGCGCTGAATGCCATTATTTCGGTCTGCCCCGATGATCCTGATATGGCAACGGAGCTGCTCTTGGATCTAAGCCAGTATCTGCGCAGCAGCTTCGACTTCCAGAACCGCGGACAGACCGTGCCAATCGAGAAAGAGCTTGAGCTGGTAAGATCGTACCTTGCCCTGGAAAAAGCACGCTTTGATGACCGTCTCAACATTGTTTTTGATCTGCCGCAGGATACGATGGCGCTGGTGCCGCCGCTCTCCATTCAACCGATTGTTGAGAATGCCGTGAACCACGGGCTGATGCAGAAGGAATCCGGCGGTACTGTAACCTTGTCCATCAGACAGCTTCCCGGTCATCTGGTTGTTGCCGTAACGGATGATGGCATCGGCATGACGCTGGAGCGGATCGCTGATATTCTGTCGGAAGAGCGGTCCGAAGGAGGCATCGGCCTCCGCAACATTCAGCGCCGGCTGCTCAAAATGTACGGGGCAGGCCTGTCTGTCATAAGCATGCCGGACCAGGGGACGACGATTTCTTATACCATACCGAGAACGGGAACAGCCCGAGAATAG
- a CDS encoding sensor histidine kinase: MKKYWLSIAGSLLLVLILPLFSTVQLITDAQNKPVLRHGLMDLRDWDFGSDGLVRLNGEWEFYRNMLLDPEDFQPGDGPPPAASTMINVPDKWNDYISASGKRTAKGYATYRMQALITPGETAVYGLRTSNIRTASKVFMNGQEIGSSGIPSSSVSAGKQNNIPYMGFASVAGDRLEIIVQVSNYSYSSGGIVQPVIIGDQTAILKHREFALIADGAAMCGFFILSIFLLMFSRVREGRGITLHLGLFCMSAFVYILTHGEKLIASGLPGLPYEIVLKLQLISSTLVYYYLLRYVANSINYPMPQAVMKASKFITSLLLVIAVCVPAYYFSFLETLLLTWGSVSLSFVLYVMVKGTKQQPKNMFLMMVSIESLSVVILYYLISISRVHLSYNVVSYEIVLFGFVQAIVMTRKYKSSFLEVEQLSRRLVTLDGLKDDFMADTSYELRKPLQGIVNMAQTLGEGASGSLSPQQKEQLSMIVSTGKRLGSLINDMADFAKLNHGDLFLKRQAVDLRMVASSVMEVTSHISARRGLEFRLELPEPLPLLETDEERLSQILFNLLANAVNHTHKGVITLSARVIEEYVAVIVADTGQGIAPERLGTIFDAYDPDAADAKKTYHELGLGLSITQKLVELNGGRIEVQSTPGKARNLPLHCRY; this comes from the coding sequence ATGAAGAAATATTGGCTGAGTATTGCAGGCAGCCTGCTGCTGGTTCTCATTCTTCCGCTGTTCTCAACCGTTCAACTGATAACGGATGCACAGAATAAGCCGGTTTTGCGGCATGGACTTATGGATCTGCGCGATTGGGACTTTGGATCGGATGGTCTGGTCAGGCTTAACGGGGAGTGGGAGTTCTACCGCAATATGCTGCTTGATCCCGAAGATTTCCAGCCGGGGGACGGGCCGCCGCCTGCTGCCTCCACAATGATCAATGTCCCGGATAAATGGAATGATTATATTTCCGCGAGCGGCAAAAGGACGGCTAAAGGCTACGCCACATACCGGATGCAGGCCTTGATCACGCCAGGAGAAACCGCCGTATACGGCCTGAGGACGAGCAATATCCGTACGGCAAGCAAAGTGTTTATGAACGGTCAGGAAATTGGAAGCAGCGGTATTCCGTCCAGTTCTGTCTCCGCCGGCAAGCAGAATAACATTCCTTATATGGGCTTTGCTTCTGTCGCCGGGGACAGGCTGGAGATCATTGTGCAAGTGTCCAATTACAGCTACTCTTCGGGCGGGATTGTCCAGCCGGTCATCATTGGAGACCAGACCGCCATTCTGAAGCACCGGGAATTTGCGCTGATTGCGGATGGCGCGGCGATGTGCGGTTTTTTCATTCTATCCATATTTCTGCTGATGTTCTCCAGAGTCAGGGAAGGCCGGGGAATCACGCTGCATCTGGGCCTGTTCTGCATGTCGGCGTTCGTGTATATTCTGACCCACGGAGAAAAGCTGATTGCCAGCGGCCTGCCCGGCCTGCCTTATGAAATCGTACTAAAGCTGCAGCTAATCTCTTCCACGCTGGTCTACTATTATCTGCTCCGGTACGTGGCCAACTCCATTAATTATCCGATGCCCCAGGCTGTGATGAAGGCTTCCAAGTTCATTACTTCCCTGCTGCTGGTTATCGCGGTATGCGTACCTGCCTATTATTTCAGCTTCCTGGAGACTCTGCTGCTCACCTGGGGTTCTGTCAGCCTCAGCTTTGTGCTCTATGTCATGGTCAAGGGCACCAAGCAGCAACCCAAAAATATGTTTCTCATGATGGTCAGCATTGAGAGCCTGAGTGTAGTGATTCTGTATTATCTGATCAGCATATCCCGTGTGCACCTCAGCTATAATGTGGTTTCTTACGAGATCGTCCTGTTCGGGTTCGTTCAAGCCATAGTAATGACCCGCAAATACAAGTCCTCGTTTCTTGAGGTAGAGCAGCTGTCCCGCCGTTTGGTAACCCTGGATGGCCTGAAGGACGATTTCATGGCGGATACCTCATATGAACTGCGCAAGCCTTTGCAGGGCATTGTGAATATGGCCCAGACACTGGGTGAAGGCGCTTCAGGATCACTAAGTCCGCAGCAAAAGGAACAGCTGTCCATGATTGTCTCGACGGGCAAACGCCTGGGCTCGTTAATCAACGACATGGCGGATTTCGCCAAGCTGAACCACGGGGATTTGTTTCTGAAGCGGCAGGCAGTGGATTTGCGTATGGTTGCTTCCTCTGTCATGGAGGTTACCAGCCACATATCCGCAAGGAGGGGCCTGGAGTTCAGGCTGGAGCTGCCGGAGCCGCTGCCGCTGCTGGAGACGGACGAGGAACGCCTGTCCCAGATACTGTTCAATTTGCTGGCAAACGCTGTGAACCATACCCATAAAGGTGTGATAACACTCTCTGCCAGGGTTATAGAAGAGTATGTGGCCGTCATCGTGGCGGATACCGGACAGGGGATTGCGCCTGAACGTCTGGGAACGATTTTTGATGCCTATGATCCAGATGCTGCGGACGCCAAAAAAACCTATCATGAGCTCGGTTTGGGCCTCAGCATTACCCAGAAGCTGGTGGAGCTGAACGGCGGAAGGATTGAAGTGCAATCTACCCCGGGGAAGGCTCGGAATTTACCTTTACACTGCCGATATTAA
- a CDS encoding nucleobase:cation symporter-2 family protein produces the protein MLSKQKILALGLQHVLAMYAGAVIVPLVVGGALNLSGTQMAYLIAADLFTCGLATLLQIISSKHFGSGLPVVLGCTFTAVSPIIAIASGSNLATAYGAIIISGLFVVLAAPVYGKLLKFFPTVVTGSVVTIIGLSLIPVAMNNVAGGQGSADFGAPRNLLLGLITLLVILAVNRFTTGFMRSVSVLVGLVAGTVIGYAMGIVHFSTVGSASWVSIAQPFYFGWPEFSIAAIFTMIIVNIVSMVESTGVYFAVGKATDQQVEQKQVVNGLRSEGLAIMLGGLFNAFPYTAFSQNVGLLSLTRVKTRNVIFAAGGIMVVLGLLPKLAALTTVVPNAVLGGAMIVMFGSVAASGMSILSEVDLRKDGNLLIAACSIAVGLGSAVLPSMFDQLPEFARMLLQNGIVSGSLTAIILNIFLSRTQENAAPAATVPEVHVK, from the coding sequence ATGTTAAGCAAACAGAAAATATTGGCCCTCGGGCTGCAGCATGTGCTGGCGATGTATGCCGGGGCGGTCATTGTGCCGCTTGTTGTCGGAGGGGCGCTGAATCTAAGCGGAACACAAATGGCCTACCTGATCGCGGCGGATCTGTTCACCTGCGGCCTGGCTACCCTGCTGCAGATTATCAGCAGCAAGCATTTCGGCAGCGGGCTTCCGGTGGTGCTGGGCTGCACATTTACTGCGGTCAGCCCGATCATCGCCATCGCTTCAGGCTCTAATCTGGCGACGGCCTACGGCGCGATTATTATCTCCGGCTTGTTCGTCGTTCTGGCAGCCCCGGTCTACGGAAAGCTGCTGAAGTTCTTTCCTACAGTAGTTACCGGCTCTGTAGTCACGATCATCGGCTTGTCATTGATTCCGGTAGCCATGAACAATGTGGCGGGAGGCCAGGGCAGCGCCGATTTCGGAGCGCCCCGCAATCTGCTGCTGGGCCTCATCACGCTGCTTGTGATTCTGGCCGTGAACCGGTTCACGACAGGCTTCATGCGCTCGGTATCGGTCCTGGTCGGGCTCGTGGCCGGAACCGTGATCGGTTATGCGATGGGTATCGTTCATTTCTCTACCGTGGGCAGCGCCTCGTGGGTCAGCATTGCCCAGCCATTCTATTTCGGGTGGCCTGAATTCAGCATTGCCGCCATCTTCACGATGATTATCGTCAACATCGTCTCTATGGTAGAATCAACGGGTGTGTATTTCGCCGTGGGCAAGGCTACGGACCAGCAGGTTGAGCAGAAACAAGTCGTGAACGGCCTGCGCTCCGAAGGGCTTGCGATCATGCTGGGCGGTCTGTTCAACGCCTTCCCGTATACAGCGTTCTCCCAGAATGTCGGCCTGCTGTCGCTGACTCGCGTCAAGACGCGCAATGTTATTTTTGCGGCGGGCGGAATTATGGTCGTGCTCGGACTGCTGCCCAAGCTGGCGGCGCTGACGACCGTGGTGCCGAATGCCGTACTTGGCGGCGCGATGATTGTCATGTTCGGTTCGGTGGCGGCGTCCGGGATGTCGATCCTCTCTGAGGTCGACCTGCGCAAGGACGGCAACCTGCTGATTGCGGCTTGTAGTATCGCTGTGGGGCTGGGGTCAGCAGTGCTGCCCTCCATGTTCGACCAGCTGCCGGAATTCGCCAGAATGCTGCTTCAGAACGGAATTGTCTCCGGCTCGCTGACGGCCATTATCCTGAATATCTTCCTCTCCAGAACTCAGGAGAATGCAGCCCCGGCTGCCACTGTACCCGAGGTCCATGTGAAGTAA